The proteins below come from a single Magallana gigas chromosome 10, xbMagGiga1.1, whole genome shotgun sequence genomic window:
- the LOC117683807 gene encoding uncharacterized protein: MYLSAFFSVCFLFAGTFVYCNGEECVDKLPECATYTRSSCDPPNVVRAHQYCPAICGYCHKQCEDRISDCHRHGISVCLSHDDTWAKENCAAFCGFCGPDVKCRYSDWEDLGPCPCKNGLKTQVRTFIFVQNGTYQAEDCGKDLVKINLCTTDSCSTSSVLVTQKVPVPAVVTEKTSVHEPVVQTHYETHYEHPHVDPDVIAGVAAAGTAVAGGFALGSLLTGMLPLLAFGKRAPNDDKKAVEDLLESVLKAQGH; the protein is encoded by the exons ATGTATCTTTCTGCTTTCTTTAGTGTGTGTTTCCTGTTTGCAG GCACGTTCGTGTACTGCAATGGTGAGGAATGCGTTGACAAACTGCCAGAATGTGCAACGTACACCCGGAGTTCGTGTGATCCCCCAAACGTAGTCAGGGCTCATCAGTACTGTCCTGCTATCTGTGGATATTGTC ataaacaatGTGAAGACAGAATAAGTGATTGCCACCGTCACGGAATTTCGGTGTGCCTTTCGCACGATGATACTTGGGCGAAGGAGAATTGTGCAGCATTTTGTGGTTTTTGTGGGCCAg ATGTAAAATGTCGATATAGTGATTGGGAAGACCTCGGTCCGTGTCCATGCAAGAACGGACTGAAAACTCAAGTACGGACATTTATATTTGTCCAAAATGGCACTTATCAAGCAGAGGATTGTGGCAAAGATTTAGTTAAAATCAATTTGTGCACGACTGATTCTT GTAGTACCTCTTCAGTTTTGGTGACGCAGAAGGTACCTGTACCTGCAGTGGTCACAGAGAAGACTTCAGTCCACGAACCAGTTGTTCAAACACACTACGAAACACATTACGAACATCCACATGTAGACCCGGACGTTATAGCCGGTGTTGCTGCAGCAGGGACAGCGGTTGCAGGAGGATTTGCACTCGGATCTCTTTTAACAGGAATGCTACCACTTCTAGCATTTGGAAAACGAGCCCCGAATGATGATAAAAAAGCTGTTGAAGATCTTTTAGAGTCTGTTCTGAAAGCTCAAGG